The following are from one region of the Falco biarmicus isolate bFalBia1 chromosome 1, bFalBia1.pri, whole genome shotgun sequence genome:
- the LOC130154229 gene encoding uncharacterized protein LOC130154229 isoform X1 has translation MYSPGEGRDKRAFNVPAINFNQILCCCAAWIPRLLPASPSPLSPMSTSTTCLHMQSLSECTMSFLLGSAASFTVDWFLFRSRGQATGVGNGPDVRCMVEWQRCSRSTCPGCREGAGALLAALRPGIPLLGGGGEESPPHPPAGTAGSRSSAASARPSARAPVGTSAALSGGGGWAPLGQICCAVQVASRRPPFAQTHTDGHNAQTRHGICPPDLARSSGKRDHKCNRL, from the exons ATGTATTCGCCAGGGGAGGGGCGGGATAAAAGGGCTTTTAACGTCCCTGCCATAAACTTTAATCAGATTCTGTGCTGTTGCGCGGCATGGATACCTCGCCTTTTGCCTGCGTCTCCCTCCCCGTTGTCTCCCATGTCTACTTCTACCACG tgTCTTCACATGCAATCTCTCTCTGAATGTACAATGTCTTTCCTGCTCGGTAGTGCTGCGTCCTTCACAGTGGATTGGTTCCTCTTTCGGAGCAGAG GGCAGGCGACCGGCGTGGGAAATGGGCCCGACGTGCGCTGCATGGTGGAATGGCAGCGCTGCTCCAGGTCCACGTGCCCTGGCTGCCGGGAGGGGGCCGGGGCTCTGCTGGCCGCCCTCCGCCCCGGCATCCCGctccttgggggggggggagaggaatCACCCCCGCACCCTCCCGCCGGCACCGCGGGCTCCCGGTCCTCCGCAGCCAGTGCTCGCCCATCTGCTCGGGCGCCAGTAGGAACCAGCGCAGCGCTCTCGGGCGGGGGAGGCTGGGCCCCTCTTGGTCAAATCTGTTGCGCAGTGCAAGTCGCCTCCCGGCGCCCTCCCTTCGCCCAGACGCACACAGACGGCCACAACGCTCAGACACGACACGGCATTTGTCCTCCTGATCTGGCGAGATCAAGTGGGAAGCGGGATCACAAATGTAATCGgctgtaa